In one window of Phoenix dactylifera cultivar Barhee BC4 unplaced genomic scaffold, palm_55x_up_171113_PBpolish2nd_filt_p 000352F, whole genome shotgun sequence DNA:
- the LOC120105732 gene encoding uncharacterized protein LOC120105732 produces MAGGPAAQGVGEAMKERSWADVAKGPARQPAWTCHQPSSRELELMQNRFSDEVVDISEEELEDARAEWRSSAVIVKSLGRTVPGEWIAKEIKRVGRLAYNVEAFPLMDGFTVLRFAKEEDREAAVMNGPWTVAGQLVAMDRWQPNFVPGAKGVGRVVVWLRLPRLPVDYWRKETIYKIAARAGNPLALDGFTEQGRRFGFARVKIELDCSGSLKPGTMVRGRTGGVEETFWQSFVYENVPAPCSKCGQIGHSAPECGRFTPVAGSGETAETGGRKTPGSGGDDQGGW; encoded by the coding sequence ATGGCTGGGGGCCCTGCGGCGCAGGGGGTGGGGGAAGCGATGAAGGAGCGGTCTTGGGCAGACGTTGCAAAGGGACCGGCTCGGCAACCGGCGTGGACCTGCCACCAGCCATCTTCCCGTGAGTTGGAGCTCATGCAGAATAGGTTCTCCGACGAGGTGGTTGACATCTCGGAAGAGGAGCTGGAGGATGCACGGGCGGAGTGGCGGAGCTCGGCGGTCATCGTAAAAAGCTTGGGGAGGACAGTCCCAGGTGAGTGGATTGCGAAGGAGATCAAGAGGGTGGGTCGATTGGCCTACAATGTGGAGGCTTTCCCGCTTATGGACGGATTCACTGTTCTTCGGTTCGCCAAGGAGGAGGATCGCGAAGCTGCTGTGATGAACGGCCCCTGGACAGTGGCTGGGCAGCTTGTGGCGATGGATAGATGGCAACCCAACTTCGTGCCTGGCGCCAAGGGGGTGGGCAGGGTGGTTGTCTGGCTCCGGCTCCCTCGTCTGCCTGTCGATTACTGGAGGAAGGAGACCATATATAAGATCGCGGCAAGGGCTGGAAATCCGTTGGCTCTGGACGGGTTCACGGAGCAGGGGCGGAGGTTTGGCTTCGCGAGAGTTAAGATCGAGCTCGACTGCTCTGGCTCTCTTAAACCGGGGACGATGGTGAGGGGAAGAACAGGTGGAGTCGAGGAGACCTTCTGGCAAAGCTTCGTTTACGAGAACGTGCCTGCCCCGTGCTCCAAATGTGGCCAGATTGGGCATTCGGCGCCGGAGTGTGGTCGTTTCACTCCAGTGGCGGGTTCAGGGGAGACGGCGGAGACAGGGGGGAGGAAGACGCCTGGCTCCGGGGGGGATGATCAGGGGGGATGGTGA
- the LOC103697164 gene encoding 60S ribosomal protein L8-like: MGRVIRAQRKGAGSVFRSHTHHRKGPARFRSLDYGERNGYIKGVVTDIIHDPGRGAPLARVTFRHPFRYKHQKELFIAAEGIYTGQFVYCGRKASLMVGNVLPLRSIPEGAVVCNVEHHVGDRGVLARASGDYAIVISHNPDNGTTRIKLPSGSKKVVPSGCRAMIGQVAGGGRTEKPLLKAGNAYHKFRVKRNCWPKVRGVAMNPVEHPHGGGNHQHIGHASTVRRDAPPGQKVGLIAARRTGRLRGQAAATAAKSEKAA; the protein is encoded by the exons ATGGGACGCGTGATCCGTGCCCAGAGGAAGGGAGCCGGCTCGGTCTTCCGCTCCCACACCCACCACCGCAAGGGGCCGGCCCGCTTCCGGAGTCTCGACTACGGCGAGCGCAACGGCTACATCAAGGGCGTTGTTACCGACATCATCCACGACCCCGGCCGCGGCGCCCCACTCGCCCGCGTCACCTTCCGACACCCCTTCCGCTACAAGCACCAGAAGGAGCTCTTCATCGCCGCCGAGGGCATTTACACCGGTCAGTTTGTCTACTGCGGCCGCAAGGCTTCCCTCATGGTCGGAAACGTTCTGCCGCTCCGCTCTATCCCCGAAGGTGCCGTCGTGTGCAACGTCGAGCACCACGTCGGCGACCGTGGAGTCCTCGCCCGCGCCTCCGGCGACTACGCTATCGTCATTAGCCATAACCCCGACAACGGCACTACCAG GATCAAGCTTCCTTCTGGTTCAAAGAAGGTTGTGCCAAGTGGTTGTCGTGCAATGATTGGACAGGTTGCTGGTGGAGGTAGAACTGAGAAGCCCCTCCTCAAGGCTGGGAATGCGTATCATAAATTCCGTGTGAAGAGGAACTGCTGGCCAAAGGTTCGTGGTGTTGCCATGAACCCTGTGGAACATCCTCATGGAGGAGGAAACCACCAGCATATTGGGCATGCATCAACCGTCCGCCGCGATGCCCCCCCTGGACAGAAGGTTGGTCTTATTGCTGCGAGAAGGACAGGACGGCTTCGAGGACAGGCTGCTGCAACTGCTGCCAAATCAGAGAAGGCTGCTTAG